One genomic region from Chelmon rostratus isolate fCheRos1 chromosome 11, fCheRos1.pri, whole genome shotgun sequence encodes:
- the rgs7a gene encoding regulator of G-protein signaling 7a, with the protein MAQTNSGGQGTNGVADESPNMIVYRKMEEVIARMQDEKNGIPIRTVKSFLTKIPSVFSGSDIVQWMIKNLDIEDQVEALHLGTLMAAHGYFFPISDHVLTLKDDGTFYRFQTPYFWPSNCWEPENTDYAVYLCKRTMQNKARLELADYEAESLARLQRAFARKWEFIFMQAEAQAKVDKKRDKIERKILDSQERAFWDVHRPVPGCVNTTEVDIKKSSRMKNPHKTRKSVYGLQNDIRTHSPTHTPAPEAKQPTEEELQEQITFWQLQLDRHRLKMSKVAESLLGYTEQYVEYDPFLMPPDPSNPWISDDTTLWELEASKEPSQQRVKRWAFGIDEVFKDPVGREQFLKFLESEFSSENLRFWLAVQELKKRPIREVPTRVQEIWQEFLAPGAPSAINVDSKSYDKTTQNVKDPGRYAFEDAQEHIYKLMKSDSYSRFIRSSAYQELLQAKKKKSKNLF; encoded by the exons ATGGAGGAAGTAATAGCACGCATGCAGGATGAGAAAAATGGCATCCCCATCCGAACGGTGAAAAGTTTTCTAACCAAGATCCCCAGTGTTTTTTCAG GTTCTGATATTGTACAGTGGATGATCAAGAATCTGGACATTGAAGATCAAG TGGAGGCTCTTCACCTAGGAACTCTGATGGCTGCACATGGTTACTTCTTCCCCATCTCAGACCACGTCCTCACTCTCAAAGATGATGGCACTTTCTATAGGTTTCAG ACTCCATACTTTTGGCCATCAAACTGCTGGgaacctgaaaacacagactATG ctgtTTACCTCTGCAAAAGaacaatgcaaaataaagcGCGTCTGGAGCTTGCAGACTATGAAGCG GAGAGCTTAGCAAGGCTACAGAGAGCTTTCGCCAGGAAATGGGAGTTCATTTTTATGCAAGCAGAAGCACAAGCGAA GGTGGacaagaaaagagacaaaattgAGAGGAAAATTCTTGACAGTCAGGAAAGAGCATTCTGGGACGTGCACAGACCAGTG CCTGGATGTGTGAATACAACAGAAGTCGACATAAAGAAGTCCTCCAGAATGAAAAATCCCCACAAAACCAGAAAG tctgtgtatGGGCTGCAGAACGATATCCGTACCCACAGCCCAACTCACACCCCTGCCCCAGAGGCCAAGCAGCCCACAGAAGAAGAACTGCAGGAACAG ATCACCTTTTGGCAATTGCAATTAGACAGGCATCGACTGAAAATGTCCAAAGTGGCAGAGAG TTTGCTGGGCTACACAGAGCAGTACGTTGAATACGACCCCTTCCTCATGCCTCCAGATCCATCCAACCCCTGGATCTCAGATGACACCACACTCTGGGAGCTCGAAGCCAG TAAGGAGCCAAGTCAGCAGAGGGTAAAGAGGTGGGCTTTTGGCATCGACGAGGTCTTCAAAGACCCTGTGGGGAGAGAGCAGTTCCTCAAGTTCCTGGAGTCTGAGTTCAGCTCGGAGAATCTCAG GTTCTGGCTAGCGGTCCAAGAACTAAAGAAGCGCCCCATCAGAGAAGTTCCAACTCGGGTTCAAGAGATCTGGCAGGAGTTTCTGGCCCCCGGAGCGCCCAGTGCCATCAACGTGGACTCCAAGAGCTACGACAAAACCACCCAGAATGTCAAAGATCCTGGACGCTACGCCTTTGAGGATGCACAG GAACACATCTACAAGTTGATGAAGAGTGATTCATACAGCCGTTTCATCCGTTCCAGTGCCTACCAGGAGTTATTACAGGCCAAGAAGAAG